The genomic stretch cccccagccaggcagagccagTTTCAGCCAGCTGCTTACAAAGTTAGTGTCTCTAAGGCTTGCATTTATGCAAGGGCTCTATGCTGAAAATAAGCCACATCAACAGATAAGGCCTATACTGCTACACAAGCCAGTTTCTCCCTGTGTTTGTAATGAATGCAATTAGATACTTTACGTACAAAAGGCCCTAGAACACAGCAATTATTAAAGCCATAAATACTGGCAAAGAATCTGTGACTGAACTTATGGCAAAACAATAGTAGGGTAAACTGAAAGCTGTCCTTATTGTAAATTTAGTACCTTGACACAAGAGGTCTGCAAAAACCTTTTCAGGTTACAGATGTAGTGTATGCTTAGTAACTTGGACAAAAAGTTGTAAGTCAAAGTTTCTACCTTGCTTCCACTGACGTTATGGAATTTCTTCTCCAAAACCTTCTTCACTGGATCCTCTTCCTTGAAAGTGATGAACACAAACCCCCTCCTTTTGTTGGTCTTTGGATCCATTGGAAGTTCAATTGCTTCAATCTGAAGACATGAAATACTATTTTCAGTCTTGTATTTTAGCAGAACACTTAAGTACAAGGCTTTTGGGACAGTAAAACTATTAAGTTTCCTCTCTGTGCATATTATGCAACACCAAAGCTGCATGAGTCTTTCTATATTAACACTGGCCTTCGGACCAGAGATTTCCATTTTACAACTCTTCAAACTAATTTTAATGTCAGCTAAAATTCTTTTGAGTTAAAGGCAAGGGTATCCAACTAGCACTGGAAGCATCTAGAGTAGTATGTGCCACCTTTGCTCTCAAGGTGGGAAACCTCTGGATCAGTTACAGAAGTCTTGATACATCTGAAGTTCATTTACTTTGAAACTTCCAAAGTATTAGTAAACTAAATAGCAACTGGAGACTAGTAAGTGTTTCAGAGTTTACTAGGATAACATTACACACCTCTCCAAATTCTCCAAAGTATTCCctgattttctcttctgtggctTCTGGGTTTAGTCCAccaacaaatattttcttcactggATCCTTTTTCATTGCCATGGCCTTCTTGGGATCAATTAGTCGGCCATCTAGTCTGTGTTCTTTCTGTTCCAGAACCTGAAAGACAGTTTGGTATGGTTAATTCAAGCTGAAAAGCTTCCCCTTAAAGTTAAGGATCCAAAACATGAAGTTCAAATTCACCTTTTCAACACTCCCAGGTTCTTTGAAGAGAATAAATCCAAAGCCTCTGGATCTTCCTGTGTTAGGGTCCATCTTTATCGTGCAGTCGGTTACCTCACCAAATTTGGTGAAGTAATCTTTCAAGTCTTTTTTGCTCGTATCCCAGCTGAGGCCACCAACAAACATCTTCCTGAAATTCCAAAGAGAACAGCTATTTAGATTCAGGAAGGACTACAGCAAAGGCCATGCAGCAAGATGCTCAGTGGCACACTCCTCAGCAGCATTGTCAGAACACGACCAACTGGTCCAAGTTAAACACTTGCCTCTTGTCTAAAGCTGGTGGTACTACAGGAGTGCACAAGGGTGGgtttctccccctctttttgAGGAAATGCCACAATGCACCCTGAAGCTGATTACAGGCTATAGGAAACGGCACAAATTGCCCGAAATATTCCTCACCGGTAACTTATGCTCTTAGGTTGTTTGCAAAAAAGCAGTATTGATTATCAGGTACTGCCAACTCAGTTTTTGCAAAGAATCCAGGATCATTCCTACTGCTCTGAACACATCCAGCAAAGAATAAGgcattaaaagcaaaatacgTGAGCTCTTTAAGGTTTTGGTCCAATGGCTGTAAAAATTTTAGTCCTATGAACAATCTGCAAAATTTAAACCCGGTATCTATGACCTCCAATAGCAGTCACATACACGAGATGGGACTTTGGACCTGCCTTAACTACTGTGTTGTACACTTCTTCCTGCTTAGTTACTGAATCTAGTTCTGTCTTCATCAGTACTACAGGAGCCTCTCCACTATTAGCCTTTACTTCCAAAAAGGCCAGTACAGTCCTTCCCTGCCTACTTTCCCACACAAAATATCCTCTGCAAAAGGAGATGCATCTCAGAGAACTAAATTCTAGTGAGAC from Chiroxiphia lanceolata isolate bChiLan1 chromosome 15, bChiLan1.pri, whole genome shotgun sequence encodes the following:
- the HNRNPAB gene encoding heterogeneous nuclear ribonucleoprotein A/B isoform X2; protein product: MSEAEQQLAAGATQNGHEAAESAGEQQAESGAAPAAAAPAAAAGAAGAASAAAAAGAGPAAGTAGTAASQNGAEGDQINASKNEEDAGKMFVGGLSWDTSKKDLKDYFTKFGEVTDCTIKMDPNTGRSRGFGFILFKEPGSVEKVLEQKEHRLDGRLIDPKKAMAMKKDPVKKIFVGGLNPEATEEKIREYFGEFGEIEAIELPMDPKTNKRRGFVFITFKEEDPVKKVLEKKFHNVSGSKCEIKVAQPKEVYQQQQFSSGGGRGSYGGRGRGGRGGGQGSANYGKTPRRGGHQNNYKPY